A window of Parambassis ranga chromosome 10, fParRan2.1, whole genome shotgun sequence contains these coding sequences:
- the cxcl14 gene encoding C-X-C motif chemokine 14, with the protein MHRCTAVLLLLVVALYVLSAEAYKCRCTRKGPKIRYKDVQKLEIKPKHPFCQEKMIFVTMENVSRFKGQEYCLHPKLQSTKNLVKWFRIWKDKHRVYEA; encoded by the exons ATGCATCGGTGCACAGCGGTGCTCCTTTTGTTAGTGGTGGCCTTGTACGTCCTGAGTGCAGAAG CCTACAAGTGCAGGTGCACCAGGAAAGGACCGAAGATCAGATACAAGGATGTTCAGAAGCTGGAGATCAAACCCAAACACCCGTTCTGCCAAGAGAAGATGATATT TGTGACGATGGAGAATGTGTCTCGGTTCAAAGGGCAGGAGTACTGTCTTCATCCCAAGCTTCAGAGCACCAAGAATCTGGTCAAATGGTTCCGCATCTGGAAGGACAAACACAG GGTGTATGAAGCTTAG